ACGGCCAGCGCGGTCATGCGGACCGCTTTATTACGGCTAAGGCAACTCTCTTCAACCAGCTTAAGCCAGCCCGGATCGAAGGTTTCGGCGTCACGGTAACCCAGCGGCTCGTCATGCTGCGCGTAAATGTTGCCCCGCACACGCCCGCGGTCATCGCGTACCCGTTTACACAGGCTTAGCCAGCCGGTCAGGCGCAGCATCAGCAGGACGCGGCTGACCGTATCCCTCGATGCCTTCTCTGAATGCGCGGAGGCAAGCTGAACCTGCAGCTCATCGTAAGTCGGGAAGATGGCTCCCTCATTCTGCTGTGCGTAAAGTCTTATCATCACCCAGGCGGTTTTATCCAGCGGTGAAAGGCGTGTATCCAGAAACAGCCTGCGCGGGAACGCATCGTGCACGTTGCCCATGAACAGCAGCCCGCTGCGCTCCTGGCTGACATCGCCGGTATCGGTGCGCCGCTCAAGGTTCTGCTGCATTCTGGCGAGCGTGTGCGCCACAATGCTGTCGGCAGGAATGGTCATTTTATGCTCTCCTCTTCAGCCTGAGACAGCACAGTGCCGGGGTAAACCCGGCACTGTGTGGTCGTCAGCGGCAGTCCGTTACCGGCGTATTTCACGGTTGTAGGTCTCATGGTCCATCAGCCACCACTGCCGGCCGCCATCCTTGCTCAGGATGCGCCAGCACGGCCCCACATCTATCTTGAGGTAGCCGTTCATGGTCAGCCGGCGGAACACCTTCTGTCCACCGCAGGCAGCGCGGAACAGCTGCTGCGCGCGGCGGCGTACTGCCGGTGACACCTGCTGCCGGGGGGAGAAATCACCCATCTCCATCACGCCTCCTTACGCACAGGTATTTCAGCCCGGCGGCCTGCGGCATTCGCCTCCCGACACCACTGGCAGACCCGGCTCCATACGGCCGTCAGTGAAAGACCCAGTTGCTCGGCCGCCAGCATCATCGCCTCCAGCGCCTGATGGGAGTCCGGTGATGACAACCCTGCCGCTTTCCACTCGGCCCAGAGCGCGGCGTCCTGTGGCTCTGTCAGGGCCTGGGTTCGGCCCTGCCGGGATTCAATGCCCATCAGACGGCGGCGGGCACTCACCTCCGAAGGAGACAGACCAAAATACCGGTCAATCAGCTCCATCGAACCGCCGAGCTCCAGTGCGCGGTCAATCATCATGAAGCGCTTCTGCTCATTGCGGGCCTGATTCAGCATCAGCCAGAAGTTTTCATGGTTCAGGGTGACATCGAGAACGGAAACATGTGACTGGCTGAGGTAATGCAGTTCATCAAGGCTCAGATGACTCAGCGCACGGATTTCCTCGACCGACATACCCAGTGACTCACAGCGGCGGATATTGCCGTTTTTGACGTCCATCAGCAGTGAGGACAGAATGGCCGTGGTGGCCTGAGAAAGATTATGCTGGCTCACAGGCCACCTCCTGATATCGCCCGGTCAGCGATGAGCAGAACATCAAAAAGCCAGCCCAACAGGCAGGCACTCCATAAAAGAACGTCAGTCATGTGCATGCCCTCCCGCTGTTATCTGCCGGGAAGCCTGTGCGCCACTGAGACCATGATGGAGGTCGGTATCGCGACCTGCGAAAAAACCGGCCACCCGGGCCGTTCTGTCACCCCGGCATTTGCCTGCAGACCGGACCGCCATATCTTCCAGCGGCTCGCCGGCATGACGCTGAGCCAGCCAGCGCTGCAGTACGGCGTTCTCTTCCCCGGAGGGTGAAAAGGACTGCAACACCTGCCAGACGCCGGATACCCAGCCCTCACGGAACTGGTCTGCCCGGCGACGGCGCGTGCGCAGAAGAATGCGCCGATTACGGTATCCAGCCATGTGAACGTCTGTGGCAGCACGCAGCTGCCGCTGGAGAACGGTATAGATGTAGAGCGCCACCTCCGGTCGTTCGCTGAATCCATAAAAGTGCAGTGAACGGCGCACGCTGCTCACGCCCTGTGGACTGACATGAATATGCCAGCCAAACCAGCAACGGCAGCCCGTGGCCATACAGACCACGGTTGCCAGCGAGCTCAGCCAGGCCGGCACCTTTTCTGCATCACTGGTAAGGCTGAAACAGACTGACTCACTGACGTCACTGAGGGAAAGCATGTCCGGCGTCAGACCGTGACGTTGCATCAGACGCTGAGCCAGCGCAACCGCACGCGCGGCTTCATGCGGGTTGCTGTTGCGGGTGCCCAGCGCCATCAGGCGCCGGATACGGGCAGTGATTTTTGCGTTATCCGACATGGCGCATCCCCCTGCCACCGTCAGCCCGGTGACGGTTTTTCATCTCTTTAACCTCCTGACAACCGGCACAGAGCTCCACGCCCGGAACCGCAAGCTGACGGGCAACCGGAATAGCCGCACCGCAGCATTCGCAGAACGCTTTTGACGGTGTTGCAGAGTTTACCTTTGCCCGGATGGCATCGATGCCGTGCTGGATGAACAGAGCTGTACTGGCCTGGGCCATTTCATCATTCAGATCATCAGACATTTTCCCCTCCTTTCGCAGCGAGTCGCTGCAGCTCACGCAGACGGCGGATAACGCGGATAAGGCGCATTGTTTTCACGACCGTGATATCGTCGAATACGGCCATGTCAGCCGGTGACTGAGAACCGAAGAAATTCAGGCAGAACATAAACATATTGAACTGCCTGTTGGGGAGCGAGCCGGACAGGCCCGCCAGGAAGAGGACAAATTCGCTGCCGGTTTCGGAGACGGCAAAGCCTGCTGATTGAGGGTTTTTATCCTCCCGCACATTGTCCGCGCAGCCCATCGCCTCAGCAATCTCGAAGACAAGCCGGTAAGCCATATCCTGCAGGTGCTCAATATCATCCTGGAGGGCCGGGATGTGCCAGATATCACTGACGGGCTCAAGTCCGGTTGCGGCAAAGGCGACCGAACTGACGGACGCAGCCGGGGACGCATTCTCCTCGCCAAATGCTGACATCAGTGTGTCCGGGCTGAAATCAGGGAGAGAAATGCTGTCAGGGTCAGCCGTTTCGCCAGAAATGACCGGCCGTCCGCCAAACAGATCATTCTGTACTTCACGACGTGGTTCACTGCCGGCGGTCATCAGTGCGTTCACAGGCAATTCAGCATCTGCGGGCAGTTCCGGTGCTGGCTCCGGGCGTCCGGGTGTGGTCAGCGTGCCGCTGCGCAGTCCCGTGACCGGCGTTTCAGATGCAGTATCCGGAGGCAGGACAGTCACCTGCGGCTCCGGGGGTTCACGACCTGCCGCTTTTTCCTGTGGTGGCGTCAGTACGGGCAGCGGAGGCGGCTCACCAAACTGCTCACGGCGTTTCTGCTCGCGGGGGTCCAGTTCAATCATCCAGCGGTCATAGTTCAGGCTGGGATGTGGCAGCGCCTTAACCAGCTGACCGATAAACTCATCACGGAATGTCTCATATGCATAACTGTCAGGATCGTCAAACCCCTGGCAACTCGCCTCAAAGACCTGATCGAACGAACACTGCGGGGAGGACTCATGTGCGAACTGCGACCAGACCTTTCCTGCCTGGGAACGAATGCGCAGCAGTGACAGCACCTGCAGACGTGCCAGACCACTGTTGAGCAAGTTCGGGATGCAGGGCCAGAGATATTTTATGGTATCCTCCATCCTACTGATGGTTGAATAGTCAATGGGATAGCCTTCAAGGTTTAAAAGATCGGATAGTTCTCGCAGAGTCACTGGACGTCCCATCAGCTCTTCCTGAATGGCTCTGGCACTGTGTACACCAAACGCTTTATCTATGTAACTCAGGTCTCCTCTGACTTCGTTTTCTGCCAGGTGCCCGACCAGACATTTCAACCGTCCTGGCCAGGGTTTAAAAATAGTGTGAACGCGATAGAAACGCTCATCACCAGTCTCCTGCCACAGTTCGCAGAGGATCTGATACCGGGTGTTACCCCCGTCGCTGAAAATGTAAACGTCTTCGCCGTCCGGATCGCGTGTCACTTTCGGTACCTGGACCAACCCACAGGCCCTGATGGAAGCCTTGATTTCATCGAAATGTGGGTTACGGCTCTTGCGGGGGTTGTCCGGATTAGGGCGCAGTTGGTCAAGAGTGAGGACCATTGCCATCTCGCTGACTGGCAGGGGGACTGCGGCGGGAACCGCATCACCCTGAGCCGGGGTTTTGCCGCGCTGCAGCATGGCCGCGCCAAGATTAAGATTACGGACGTTGCTCATGCGCTCCTCCCCGGTCGGCCCGCGATGTCAGAAAAACGGGTAAAACAACCTTCATACTGCAGGCGGATCGTCCCCGTGGGTCCCTGGCGCTGTTTACTGATAATGATTTCAGCAATCCCTTTATCCTCGGTGTTTTCGTGATAGACCTCATCGCGATAAATAAAGACGATGACGTCAGCATCCTGTTCCAGCGCACCGGAATCACGTAAATCACCGTTATTGGGGCGTTTATCCTGTCGGCTCTCAAGCGATCGATTGAGCTGAGAAAGCGCCACTACCGGGCAGGCCATTTCTTTCGCTAATGCCTTAAGAGACCGGGAGATTTCAGCGATTTCCTGGGTACGGTTTTCCTGTTCAGGGGAGCGCATGAGCTGCAGGTAATCGAGGCCAATAATTGAAGGCGCACCATAACGGCGCGCATTACGACGGGCACGAATACGCAGCATCTGAGGAGTCAGGCCACTGGTATCATCTATAACCAGGCGCGCATTAAAATCCTCAGTACAAATCTTGTATGCCTCAGACACCCGGGCCCAGTCTTCATCATCCATCAGGCCGCTCTTCAGGCGCTGGAGTTCCAGACTGCTCAACGAGGACACCATGCGCATAAGAATCTGCTCTTCCGGCTGCTCCAGGCTGTAGAATTGTCCTCTGGAATCAGGCGCTTTCATCATGTGGTTAAGCAGCAGACTGATAAGAAATGCTGTTTTCCCCATTGATGGTCGGGCGGCGACCAACACCAGATCACCTGCCTGCAGCCCACTGGTCAGGTCATCAAACTCTTTAAACCCGGTCGCTGCGCCGGTAATACCATCCGGTGTATTGCACCGACGTTCAAGTTCGGTCAGCAACCTGTCCATACCGTCAATAAGTGTGTGTGCCTGTTCCGGTTCTGCACGCTCTGCCAGGCGAGTGATTTTTTGTTCGGCCTCTTCCATTACCGCGGGGATATCAGCACCGGGCTTTTGCACGTTTTCGGTAATATCCGCACCAATACGGGCAAGTTGCCGGGCCTGGCTGTACTTCGACACAATCTCGCAGTAGGCACGAATATTCGCAGCACTGGGGGTGTTTTTGGACAGTTCGGCGAGGTACGCAAAACCCCCCATCTGATCCAGGACATTAGTCCCCTGACTCTCAATGCTCTCTGCCAGAGTAATCAGGTCAATTGGCTTGCCTCTGCTGATAAGACGGGTCATTTCACGAAAAATCGTGCGGTGAACGTGGTAGTAGAAATCATCGATACTGACGAGCAACGCAACTTCGTCCCAGCATTCGTTATCCAGCATCAGACCGCCAAGAACAGACTGCTCTGCATCACGTGAAAAGAGAACAGTGGGATTCTGCTTTTGCTGAGACATCATTCCACCTCGCCAGCGTTAGCCAGCGCGTCAAACTTATCTTTCCATTCCGGGAAAAGCTCGCACGCCAGCTGATACATTGAGGTAAATGCCGAATCGCTTTTTCGGCTGGTATTTTTTTCAAGGCGGTGAACAGGAATGCCTTTTACATGGCCCATGACATAAATGGTCAGGTCATAGATACAGGTATTCAGCAAGTCGATATGGATTTTATCTGCATGGATGCTGTAGCGCTTTTCTTCAACGATCGTTTTAACCTGAGCAAGTGATTCAACAGACAGATTGTCGTAATCCATGCAGTTAATGAGTAATTTCGTGTCCGGAAGCTGAATGCCGAATGCACTGTATGGGAGGAGTTCTTCCATCAGAGCGACAGTACCGCGCATGAATTCGCGAACATCAGGAAGAATAGGTTTAGCGACACCGACCATAGTTCCCGTTGAGGCCAGAATAATCAGTTCTGACATCACTGAACGGGAACCCTGTGAATCAACAATAATCACCCCATATTGGCTGAAAAGCGGATGCGAAAGCGCGTTACGTAGGCGCACCCGGCCATCAGCGGCATTCAGCATTGCAGTGGGGAGAAAGTTGCGTGGATCGTTGGAAACAATGACGTCCAGGTTTTCAATCGATGTACGGGAGATGAGATTATCGGGGTCAGAGAGATCGGCCGTCTGCATCAACAGTTCGTACAGACCGCAAGGTGCTTCGTATTCCAGAGGGAAAATACTGCTGGCCGTTGGCTGAGCATGGTCACCGTCCAGCAGAAGTGTTTTTATACCCGCATCTGCCAGGAAGCCAGCCAGATTGGCTGACTGGGTAGACTTCCCTTCGCCGCCTTTTGTAGACACAACTGGGATAATTTTGGGTTTTGCTACCAAAGATGGAGGTATGTTGCCAGTACGCGTTGACTTAGCTTCACCTGGTTCGGTAAAAGCTATTGATACAGCTTCCGTTTTTGAATGCATTTGGTCACCTGAATTATGTTATTCAGATGAGAACGAATGCTTACTCCCTTGCTTTCCATAAACACGGGGATTGAAAATCCCCGTGTCCTTGGTTCGATTCCGAGTCCGGGCACCACTATTTAAAGAACCCAGCCTATGGCTGGGTTTTTGCTTTTCTGCTTCCGGACTCTCCATCGAACTCCATTCGATTATTCGCCGCAAGCGGCTCACCCCTTCGGGGCCAGCGCGACAAGCTCGCTGTTCAACGCCTGACGGCGTTAGTCCAGGCCCGGGTGTAAGCGCACCCGTTTTAATTCCACGCACTTTTGCGACCCCGGCCATATTTGACCCTGGTCCAAAATCAGCATAATGCTAAATCAGAGATCTTCACCTTTATGACTCTGCCCGAAATCCTGCGCCATTCAGATACAGAATCACTTTGCAGTTTTTCCACCATCAATTCATATTCCTGACATAAAGCCTGATTCCCTTTATTACATTGCGATAATCATTCATTTTCAATTTATCGCCTCACCATATATATCCCCTAACCTTAGGGGATAACGAGCTATTCTCAGCGCCATCGGACACCTAACACCAAATAAAAACTCCGACAATAAATCATTCACTTCCCTCAGTCCCGGAACCATCATCAATCATCGTCACGCGACCATTTTCATATTTGAAACGGGAACCATCATCAAAGGCAATCACAGAGTTTTTTTGCCCCCACGACACCCATCTTAAAGGGGCATCATAATTCGCAGGTGGGTAAAACTCGTTTGAGATCACAACCTCTTTACCTGAAAAATCAAAAAGCCTATAGGCTCTGTATCGATACAAATCTCCGTATTTAGGG
Above is a genomic segment from Kosakonia radicincitans DSM 16656 containing:
- a CDS encoding DUF2857 domain-containing protein, whose translation is MSQHNLSQATTAILSSLLMDVKNGNIRRCESLGMSVEEIRALSHLSLDELHYLSQSHVSVLDVTLNHENFWLMLNQARNEQKRFMMIDRALELGGSMELIDRYFGLSPSEVSARRRLMGIESRQGRTQALTEPQDAALWAEWKAAGLSSPDSHQALEAMMLAAEQLGLSLTAVWSRVCQWCREANAAGRRAEIPVRKEA
- a CDS encoding TraR/DksA C4-type zinc finger protein, with translation MSDDLNDEMAQASTALFIQHGIDAIRAKVNSATPSKAFCECCGAAIPVARQLAVPGVELCAGCQEVKEMKNRHRADGGRGMRHVG
- a CDS encoding DUF2786 domain-containing protein, which encodes MSDNAKITARIRRLMALGTRNSNPHEAARAVALAQRLMQRHGLTPDMLSLSDVSESVCFSLTSDAEKVPAWLSSLATVVCMATGCRCWFGWHIHVSPQGVSSVRRSLHFYGFSERPEVALYIYTVLQRQLRAATDVHMAGYRNRRILLRTRRRRADQFREGWVSGVWQVLQSFSPSGEENAVLQRWLAQRHAGEPLEDMAVRSAGKCRGDRTARVAGFFAGRDTDLHHGLSGAQASRQITAGGHAHD
- a CDS encoding ParB family protein; the encoded protein is MSNVRNLNLGAAMLQRGKTPAQGDAVPAAVPLPVSEMAMVLTLDQLRPNPDNPRKSRNPHFDEIKASIRACGLVQVPKVTRDPDGEDVYIFSDGGNTRYQILCELWQETGDERFYRVHTIFKPWPGRLKCLVGHLAENEVRGDLSYIDKAFGVHSARAIQEELMGRPVTLRELSDLLNLEGYPIDYSTISRMEDTIKYLWPCIPNLLNSGLARLQVLSLLRIRSQAGKVWSQFAHESSPQCSFDQVFEASCQGFDDPDSYAYETFRDEFIGQLVKALPHPSLNYDRWMIELDPREQKRREQFGEPPPLPVLTPPQEKAAGREPPEPQVTVLPPDTASETPVTGLRSGTLTTPGRPEPAPELPADAELPVNALMTAGSEPRREVQNDLFGGRPVISGETADPDSISLPDFSPDTLMSAFGEENASPAASVSSVAFAATGLEPVSDIWHIPALQDDIEHLQDMAYRLVFEIAEAMGCADNVREDKNPQSAGFAVSETGSEFVLFLAGLSGSLPNRQFNMFMFCLNFFGSQSPADMAVFDDITVVKTMRLIRVIRRLRELQRLAAKGGENV
- the dnaB-PI gene encoding SPI-7-type island replicative DNA helicase, with the translated sequence MSQQKQNPTVLFSRDAEQSVLGGLMLDNECWDEVALLVSIDDFYYHVHRTIFREMTRLISRGKPIDLITLAESIESQGTNVLDQMGGFAYLAELSKNTPSAANIRAYCEIVSKYSQARQLARIGADITENVQKPGADIPAVMEEAEQKITRLAERAEPEQAHTLIDGMDRLLTELERRCNTPDGITGAATGFKEFDDLTSGLQAGDLVLVAARPSMGKTAFLISLLLNHMMKAPDSRGQFYSLEQPEEQILMRMVSSLSSLELQRLKSGLMDDEDWARVSEAYKICTEDFNARLVIDDTSGLTPQMLRIRARRNARRYGAPSIIGLDYLQLMRSPEQENRTQEIAEISRSLKALAKEMACPVVALSQLNRSLESRQDKRPNNGDLRDSGALEQDADVIVFIYRDEVYHENTEDKGIAEIIISKQRQGPTGTIRLQYEGCFTRFSDIAGRPGRSA
- a CDS encoding ParE family toxin-like protein — encoded protein: MEMGDFSPRQQVSPAVRRRAQQLFRAACGGQKVFRRLTMNGYLKIDVGPCWRILSKDGGRQWWLMDHETYNREIRR
- a CDS encoding ParA family protein, giving the protein MHSKTEAVSIAFTEPGEAKSTRTGNIPPSLVAKPKIIPVVSTKGGEGKSTQSANLAGFLADAGIKTLLLDGDHAQPTASSIFPLEYEAPCGLYELLMQTADLSDPDNLISRTSIENLDVIVSNDPRNFLPTAMLNAADGRVRLRNALSHPLFSQYGVIIVDSQGSRSVMSELIILASTGTMVGVAKPILPDVREFMRGTVALMEELLPYSAFGIQLPDTKLLINCMDYDNLSVESLAQVKTIVEEKRYSIHADKIHIDLLNTCIYDLTIYVMGHVKGIPVHRLEKNTSRKSDSAFTSMYQLACELFPEWKDKFDALANAGEVE